From the genome of Bacteroides sp. MSB163, one region includes:
- a CDS encoding HAMP domain-containing sensor histidine kinase, whose product MKLPFKPIAILVIISLLGIFIYQAYWITGLYKTMKHELEQSIVEAMRMSDYNEMMLRVKEMQKENKAHGSVEVSAGYNSDSGKSFVRSSTTVNQTDSAGSRSLLKDGIPMKYDSVSVSYPNDSTRDILFTRGQEGTNISVWAERDSVKEVLEDTVINEDEPQASLRAEGGIDMMLRDQSSMVELATFIQRGMHSGLDIFIEPDIAVYDSLLNTYLQERGLKLPYRLERLHSGTDLDSTLVYTDTLAIVGTPGYIPSEKAKQYNYAFDIHSNQSYRLTIEPIYKIVLRQMSGILTTSFVILIILGFSFWFLIRTILRQKTLEEMKSDFTNNITHELKTPIAVAYAANDALLNFNLAEDKQQRDKYLGICQEQLQRLSGLVEQILSMSMERRKTFRLHPETLSLHDLFPALIEQHKLKADKPVKINLDIAPEDLTIIADRTHFSNILSNLIDNAIKYSPDKADIMICCRKKETEQVEISVTDHGIGISTDKQPHIFDKFYRVPTGNIHNTKGYGLGLFYVKTMVEKHGGIVTVRSEAGKGSTFTIRI is encoded by the coding sequence ATGAAACTGCCATTCAAACCTATTGCCATATTAGTCATAATTTCTCTGCTGGGTATCTTTATTTACCAGGCATACTGGATCACGGGGCTATACAAAACAATGAAGCACGAACTGGAACAAAGCATCGTAGAAGCCATGCGCATGAGCGATTATAATGAGATGATGCTTCGTGTAAAGGAGATGCAAAAAGAAAATAAAGCCCACGGTTCCGTAGAGGTTTCAGCAGGATACAATTCCGATTCCGGAAAATCATTTGTCCGCAGCAGTACAACTGTTAACCAAACAGACAGTGCCGGAAGTCGTTCACTTTTAAAAGACGGTATCCCTATGAAGTATGACAGCGTCTCAGTGAGTTACCCGAATGACTCGACAAGAGATATCCTTTTCACACGGGGACAGGAAGGCACAAATATTTCAGTCTGGGCAGAAAGAGATTCAGTAAAAGAGGTCTTGGAAGATACAGTGATTAATGAGGATGAACCTCAAGCTTCTTTAAGAGCCGAAGGTGGAATAGACATGATGCTGCGTGACCAAAGCAGTATGGTGGAACTTGCCACTTTCATCCAGCGTGGAATGCACTCGGGACTGGACATTTTTATAGAACCTGATATAGCCGTTTATGACAGTCTGCTGAATACCTATCTGCAAGAACGGGGGCTTAAACTTCCCTACCGATTGGAGCGCCTTCATTCCGGTACCGATCTGGACTCAACGCTGGTTTACACTGATACGCTCGCCATTGTCGGGACTCCCGGATACATACCCAGTGAAAAAGCAAAACAATATAATTACGCTTTCGACATTCACTCCAATCAAAGTTACCGCCTCACAATAGAACCTATTTATAAGATTGTATTGCGGCAGATGAGCGGTATTCTTACCACATCATTCGTTATCCTTATTATATTAGGTTTCTCCTTCTGGTTTCTTATCCGCACCATTTTGCGGCAGAAAACACTGGAAGAGATGAAGAGCGACTTTACCAACAACATCACCCACGAGCTCAAAACACCTATTGCCGTGGCGTATGCCGCCAACGACGCTTTGCTTAATTTTAATCTGGCAGAAGACAAGCAACAACGGGATAAGTATCTGGGTATCTGCCAGGAACAGTTACAGCGATTAAGCGGACTGGTGGAACAAATTCTCTCCATGAGTATGGAACGCCGTAAAACCTTCCGTCTGCATCCGGAGACGCTTAGCTTACACGATTTGTTCCCGGCACTCATCGAACAGCATAAACTGAAAGCGGACAAGCCTGTAAAAATCAATCTCGACATTGCACCGGAAGACCTGACAATCATTGCCGACCGTACACACTTTAGTAATATTCTGAGTAACCTGATAGATAATGCCATCAAATACTCTCCGGATAAAGCCGACATAATGATCTGTTGCCGGAAAAAGGAAACGGAACAAGTGGAAATCTCAGTTACAGACCACGGTATTGGTATCTCTACGGATAAACAGCCTCACATTTTCGATAAATTCTATCGGGTTCCAACAGGAAATATCCACAATACCAAAGGCTACGGATTGGGGCTTTTCTATGTAAAGACAATGGTAGAAAAGCACGGTGGCATTGTAACCGTACGAAGTGAAGCGGGAAAAGGAAGTACTTTTACAATAAGAATCTAA